The Acinonyx jubatus isolate Ajub_Pintada_27869175 chromosome D1, VMU_Ajub_asm_v1.0, whole genome shotgun sequence genome includes a window with the following:
- the LOC106989691 gene encoding secretoglobin family 1D member-like has protein sequence MRLFLSVLLVTLALCCYEANALACPAFVTDTSGFLLKPTHLYKLSLEKYKAPPEVIEAVLDVKSCTDNISKPRKLILTEILRQYE, from the exons atgAGGCTGTTCCTGAGTGTCCTGCTGGTCACTCTGGCTCTTTGCTGCTATGAGG CCAATGCGTTGGCCTGTCCAGCCTTTGTTACAGATACCTCAGGCTTTCTCCTGAAACCTACACATCTCTACAAGCTATCgcttgaaaaatataaagcaccTCCAGAAGTCATTGAGGCCGTTTTGGATGTGAAGAGTTGCACAGATAACATCTCCAAACCCAGAAAATTGATACTTACAGAAATACTG CGGCAGTATGAAtaa